In Corylus avellana chromosome ca2, CavTom2PMs-1.0, the following proteins share a genomic window:
- the LOC132169182 gene encoding short-chain dehydrogenase reductase 3b-like, with protein sequence MSKPRLEGKVALITGAASGIGEEAARLFAENGAFVVAVDIQDELGNGIAASIGAERITYRHCDVRDEKQVEETVSYTLEKYGSLDILFSNAGVMGPLTTILELDIDGLDSTMATNVRGVAATIKHAARAMVGRNIRGSIICTTSVASSIGGSGPHAYTTSKHALVGLVRSACSELGAYGIRVNCISPFGIATPLSCKAYNLQPGEVEANCCAAANLKGITLKAKHVAEAALFLASDESAYISGHNMAVDGGFTVVNNSPAVV encoded by the exons ATGTCTAAGCCAAG GTTAGAGGGTAAGGTGGCCCTCATCACTGGTGCAGCAAGCGGAATTGGTGAGGAGGCAGCCAGATTATTTGCAGAGAATGGAGcttttgttgttgctgttgaCATTCAAGACGAATTGGGTAATGGAATTGCTGCATCAATTGGTGCAGAGAGGATTACTTATCGCCATTGCGATGTAAGAGACGAGAAGCAAGTTGAGGAAACGGTGAGTTACACCTTGGAGAAATACGGCAGCCTGGATATCTTGTTCAGCAATGCCGGAGTCATGGGCCCATTGACAACCATCCTAGAGCTTGACATCGACGGTCTTGACAGCACCATGGCGACAAACGTTCGTGGAGTGGCTGCGACAATCAAGCACGCGGCTCGAGCCATGGTGGGGAGAAACATACGCGGATCCATCATCTGCACTACAAGCGTGGCATCCTCGATCGGCGGAAGTGGCCCCCATGCATACACGACATCGAAACATGCTCTTGTCGGCCTAGTCCGGTCGGCCTGCAGCGAGCTTGGGGCTTATGGGATTAGAGTCAACTGCATTTCGCCGTTTGGAATCGCCACGCCGCTTTCGTGTAAGGCTTACAATCTGCAGCCAGGTGAGGTGGAAGCTAATTGTTGTGCGGCAGCCAACCTGAAGGGGATTACGTTGAAGGCAAAGCATGTTGCAGAGGCTGCTCTGTTTCTTGCTTCTGATGAATCCGCTTACATCAGTGGGCATAACATGGCTGTCGATGGAGGTTTCACGGTTGTTAATAACAGTCCGGCGGTTGTCTAA
- the LOC132172335 gene encoding uncharacterized protein LOC132172335, with product MEAMELTTATNKRKISHDIEDHHQEEEDDDEQKIDKFFALIKNLREARDRLMSGSSAFNGGDDQNRRLKRKVGEEKLAVVWKPSFQREDFMAPEEAAAAAVAVAAPFKNPPPVTALLVGSSSQRGGGNKENDTEGLDLRLSL from the coding sequence ATGGAGGCTATGGAGCTCACTACTGCAACCAACAAGAGAAAGATTAGCCATGATATTGAAGATCATCAtcaggaggaagaagatgatgatgaacaAAAAATAGACAAGTTCTTTGCTCTTATCAAAAACCTTCGCGAGGCTCGCGACCGTTTGATGAGTGGCTCGAGTGCATTCAACGGGGGAGATGATCAGAACAGGAGGCTCAAGAGGAAGGTCGGGGAAGAGAAGCTGGCTGTAGTTTGGAAACCCTCGTTCCAACGTGAAGATTTCATGGCGCCGGAAgaggcggcggcggcggcggtggcggtggcggcTCCGTTCAAAAACCCTCCGCCGGTGACGGCCTTGTTAGTGGGTTCTTCTTCTCAGAGAGGAGGAGGTAATAAGGAAAATGATACAGAAGGGTTAGACCTAAGGCTCTCACTCTAG